A section of the Chryseobacterium scophthalmum genome encodes:
- a CDS encoding DUF6759 domain-containing protein, giving the protein MKKFLLFSLFITLLLNSCGIANQNTRQPIRKPFPTASNTGTKTSSAAQTEREYQALLKTYKPETAEVLNSLLNDSSNSPTVSISVENKSNCNMVLTISGKNYFKKIPIGANKIGSAMVPKNQNYNVSGMLCNSVYEKTKYVTNSFSIKLSN; this is encoded by the coding sequence ATGAAAAAGTTTCTTCTCTTTTCTCTTTTTATCACTTTGCTTCTGAATAGTTGTGGCATCGCAAATCAAAATACCAGACAACCCATACGAAAACCTTTTCCAACAGCTTCAAACACAGGAACAAAAACGAGTTCTGCTGCACAAACCGAAAGAGAATATCAAGCTTTGTTAAAGACCTATAAACCTGAAACCGCAGAAGTTTTAAACAGCTTGTTGAATGATTCTTCAAACAGCCCAACCGTCTCGATTTCTGTAGAAAATAAATCGAATTGCAATATGGTTTTAACAATTAGTGGTAAAAACTATTTCAAAAAAATTCCGATTGGAGCAAATAAAATTGGGTCTGCCATGGTTCCTAAAAATCAGAATTACAATGTATCGGGAATGCTTTGCAATTCAGTTTATGAGAAAACAAAATACGTTACCAATTCTTTCAGTATAAAATTATCAAACTAA
- the rpsB gene encoding 30S ribosomal protein S2 produces MAKANVKDLLEAGVHFGHMTRKWNPNMAPYIFMEKNGIHIVDLHKTAVKLDEACSALEKLTSAGKKVLFVATKKQAKEVVAKHAAELNMPYITERWPGGMLTNFVTIRKAVKKMNSIDKMKKDGTFETLSKKERLQVDRQRANLEKNLGSISDMVRLPSAIFVVDIMREHIAVTEAKKLGIPVFGIVDTNSDPRKVDFVIPGNDDASKSIDMILSVVSESIKDGQSQRKADKEKSKEEGEVVSADKDADFDSAE; encoded by the coding sequence ATGGCAAAAGCAAATGTAAAAGACCTTCTAGAGGCTGGTGTACACTTCGGTCACATGACTAGAAAGTGGAATCCAAATATGGCTCCATACATTTTTATGGAGAAAAATGGTATTCACATTGTAGACTTACATAAAACAGCTGTTAAATTGGATGAAGCGTGCAGCGCTTTAGAAAAATTAACTTCTGCAGGTAAAAAAGTTCTTTTCGTAGCTACTAAGAAGCAAGCGAAAGAAGTAGTTGCTAAGCACGCTGCTGAACTTAATATGCCTTATATTACAGAAAGATGGCCGGGAGGTATGTTAACGAATTTCGTTACAATCAGAAAAGCTGTAAAGAAAATGAACTCTATCGACAAAATGAAAAAAGACGGTACGTTCGAAACTTTATCTAAAAAAGAAAGATTACAAGTTGACAGACAAAGAGCTAACTTAGAGAAAAACTTAGGTTCTATCTCTGACATGGTGCGTCTTCCTTCTGCAATCTTCGTTGTAGATATCATGAGAGAACACATCGCTGTAACTGAAGCTAAGAAATTAGGTATTCCAGTTTTCGGTATTGTTGATACAAACTCTGACCCTAGAAAAGTTGACTTCGTTATCCCAGGAAACGATGACGCTTCTAAGTCTATCGATATGATCTTGAGCGTTGTTTCAGAATCTATCAAAGACGGTCAGTCTCAGAGAAAAGCTGATAAAGAAAAATCTAAAGAAGAAGGAGAAGTAGTTTCTGCTGATAAAGATGCAGATTTCGACTCTGCTGAATAA
- a CDS encoding gliding motility-associated C-terminal domain-containing protein yields the protein MRKLLLTFVLMLFSINTLFAQRDTEHWIAPYFDSSNTTYNHGLYFSTDSTTPFDVTIYSNGTVIGTVNIQKGNPKVFQIPAASSNIIQLANDSDAYSVINKGIYTKGTKPYFLTLRIYNGSHGEILTSKGKAGIGTTFYAAAAPITNTNSTSYNFTTGIMATEDATTVTVTGYDPNIQFINNATPPLTTTFTLNKGQSYVLAGEANAPANLTGFIGTKITSNKPVSVTNGNSNGFYANGTGTDGSDLILDQSVPTNRLGKEFGMIRTLATLGTGFNMEGGIIIATENNTEIYLNNGATPVATINEGDFYRILDNAYINQGNAHYNVYVRTTKNVYLYQFVSGNQNSRNNGGYNYIPPLNCFLPRKIDEIGKISEMPITATTSGQPTSTFLFKLNIITEAGATVTYTTNGGAPITPTAAQGPFTLTGNPNWVTYAISGISGNVAVQSNKAVTAGANGGYSSAGYGGYFAGFSSIPLIAKQTGECIPGLVLEVDDSYDTYQWFRNSIAIPGANGNTYTPTIAGNYSVRITVGTCPPETTPIFKVFTCLQETAQTKTVCEGYLNIVPQFTTSSQIFTPGSVQIITPPANGTAIINPTTGVIGYTPNTGFVGNDTIIYKFCGNDPEFVDCEQITLTLTVAESPVVNDAILRTCFLEENVATGLFNLTNATVTTQPGVTKKYYPSVTDAHNQTNEILTPNNYIAPSGVAYVRVSNANGCYRVAKITLVVLTPIESAVLVDKVICVEDKTVLDAGPGFDGYLWSTGATTQTITDVGVGTYWVKLKTGDCITKQAVKVYASEQPVITNIEVTGTSITVFVTGGVAPYEYSINNINWQSSNVFTDLPRGDIKVYVRDTFSCVPIEVEITIPNIVNVITPNGDGVNDVLDYSALANKPNLVLGIFDRYGIQIFEGNKDTGYKWDGTINKTKKVSTGNYWFSITWNEAKTKTPIKFSGWILVKNRE from the coding sequence ATGAGAAAACTTTTACTCACTTTTGTATTGATGCTTTTTAGTATTAATACACTTTTTGCTCAACGAGATACAGAGCACTGGATAGCTCCGTACTTTGATAGTTCAAATACAACCTATAATCATGGGTTATATTTCTCTACCGACTCTACAACACCATTTGACGTTACAATATATAGTAACGGAACTGTAATAGGTACTGTTAATATTCAGAAAGGGAATCCCAAGGTATTCCAAATTCCAGCTGCATCTAGTAATATAATTCAGCTAGCCAATGATTCTGATGCCTATTCAGTTATAAATAAAGGAATATACACAAAAGGTACTAAACCTTATTTTTTAACCTTAAGGATATACAATGGTTCTCATGGTGAGATTTTAACATCAAAAGGAAAAGCAGGAATTGGAACAACTTTCTATGCTGCTGCTGCGCCAATAACGAATACAAATTCCACGTCTTATAATTTCACAACCGGAATTATGGCAACGGAAGATGCTACAACAGTAACGGTTACTGGATACGATCCAAACATACAGTTTATCAATAACGCTACCCCACCTTTAACAACAACTTTTACTTTAAACAAAGGGCAATCCTATGTTTTGGCAGGGGAAGCAAATGCTCCGGCAAATTTAACAGGCTTTATTGGTACTAAAATAACATCTAATAAACCTGTTTCTGTAACAAATGGAAATTCAAACGGATTTTATGCCAACGGAACAGGAACAGACGGATCTGATTTAATTTTAGATCAATCCGTACCAACGAATCGTTTAGGGAAAGAGTTTGGTATGATCAGAACTTTAGCTACTTTAGGCACAGGATTCAATATGGAAGGAGGTATCATTATAGCTACTGAAAACAATACTGAAATTTATTTAAACAATGGTGCTACACCTGTTGCTACCATTAATGAAGGAGATTTTTACAGAATATTAGACAATGCATACATCAATCAAGGTAACGCGCATTATAATGTTTATGTGAGAACAACAAAAAATGTATACCTCTATCAATTTGTATCAGGAAACCAAAACTCAAGAAACAATGGAGGATATAATTATATCCCACCTTTGAACTGTTTTCTTCCAAGAAAAATTGATGAAATTGGTAAAATTTCTGAAATGCCGATTACCGCTACAACAAGTGGACAACCTACGAGTACCTTCTTATTTAAATTGAATATTATTACTGAAGCGGGTGCTACTGTTACTTATACCACTAATGGTGGTGCACCAATAACTCCTACTGCTGCACAAGGTCCATTTACTTTGACTGGTAATCCAAACTGGGTAACTTACGCCATTTCCGGTATTTCTGGAAATGTTGCAGTTCAATCTAATAAAGCTGTTACTGCAGGAGCTAACGGTGGATATAGCTCGGCAGGATACGGTGGATATTTTGCAGGTTTCTCATCAATTCCACTTATTGCAAAGCAAACGGGAGAATGTATTCCCGGCCTAGTTTTAGAAGTTGACGATAGTTATGATACTTATCAATGGTTTAGAAATAGTATCGCTATCCCTGGAGCAAACGGAAACACTTATACACCGACTATAGCGGGTAACTACAGTGTACGAATTACTGTGGGTACATGTCCTCCGGAAACCACACCAATATTTAAAGTATTTACTTGTCTTCAGGAAACTGCTCAAACAAAGACGGTGTGTGAAGGATATTTAAATATTGTTCCACAGTTTACTACATCTTCACAAATATTCACTCCAGGTAGTGTTCAAATCATTACACCTCCTGCGAATGGTACAGCAATAATCAACCCTACAACGGGTGTTATCGGATATACACCAAACACTGGATTTGTAGGTAATGATACTATCATTTATAAATTCTGCGGAAACGATCCTGAATTTGTAGATTGTGAACAGATTACTCTTACATTAACTGTAGCAGAAAGCCCGGTAGTAAATGATGCGATATTAAGAACCTGCTTCCTTGAAGAAAATGTTGCAACAGGATTATTTAATCTTACGAATGCTACTGTAACTACCCAACCTGGTGTTACGAAAAAATATTACCCTTCAGTAACTGATGCTCATAATCAAACGAACGAAATATTGACTCCAAATAATTATATTGCTCCAAGTGGTGTCGCTTATGTGAGAGTCAGTAATGCAAATGGATGTTATCGTGTAGCAAAAATAACTTTGGTTGTTTTAACACCAATAGAATCTGCTGTATTAGTAGACAAAGTAATATGCGTTGAAGACAAAACTGTTTTAGATGCAGGACCAGGATTTGATGGATATTTATGGAGCACAGGAGCTACTACACAAACTATTACCGACGTAGGAGTAGGAACTTACTGGGTAAAACTGAAAACAGGAGACTGTATTACCAAACAAGCTGTAAAAGTTTACGCTTCTGAGCAGCCGGTTATTACAAACATTGAAGTTACAGGAACAAGCATTACAGTATTTGTTACCGGCGGTGTAGCACCTTATGAATATTCTATAAATAATATCAATTGGCAGTCTTCAAACGTATTTACAGATCTTCCGAGAGGTGATATTAAAGTATATGTAAGAGATACATTCAGTTGTGTACCAATTGAAGTAGAAATTACAATCCCTAATATTGTGAATGTAATTACTCCAAATGGAGACGGAGTGAATGATGTTTTAGATTATTCTGCTCTTGCCAATAAACCAAATCTGGTATTAGGTATCTTTGATCGTTACGGAATACAAATCTTCGAAGGAAACAAAGACACTGGTTACAAATGGGACGGAACAATTAATAAAACTAAAAAAGTTTCTACAGGAAATTACTGGTTTAGCATTACTTGGAATGAAGCCAAAACCAAAACTCCAATCAAATTCTCAGGCTGGATTTTAGTGAAAAACAGAGAATAA
- a CDS encoding DUF6759 domain-containing protein, whose translation MKKVISLFTTLLFLTFSAQKQGKDYSNILKSKNIYEINAFLRDAHPDDPRRSVLKPRVMDFMKDYIKNAPPGDKKVKEMQDNLARLKRGPSTKVSFEEMNAMIKQKQILKYQKQLQVGQSAIVYTPSSAQNVYVTSSSAAKNNKVIADTEASEFNMLMGENPIEHKNKTVKILNSLFDNDPNSKECIVMIENKSDCNIIVRIEGVGNTKYRLPVPAHGDNSIVVEKGDYLFTSIVCGAQYASQKTIQKPLMVALGSSSK comes from the coding sequence ATGAAAAAGGTAATTTCACTTTTCACCACTTTACTGTTTCTTACATTCTCCGCGCAGAAGCAAGGTAAAGATTACAGCAATATTCTTAAAAGCAAGAATATCTATGAAATCAACGCCTTCCTGAGAGACGCACATCCGGATGATCCTCGAAGATCTGTTCTGAAACCAAGAGTAATGGATTTTATGAAAGATTATATCAAAAACGCTCCACCCGGTGATAAGAAAGTAAAAGAAATGCAGGATAACCTTGCGAGACTGAAGAGAGGCCCCTCTACAAAAGTTTCTTTCGAGGAGATGAATGCAATGATCAAACAAAAGCAAATCTTAAAATATCAAAAACAATTACAGGTTGGTCAGTCTGCGATAGTTTATACGCCAAGTTCAGCGCAAAACGTCTATGTAACCTCTTCTTCTGCAGCAAAAAACAACAAAGTAATTGCTGATACAGAAGCTTCTGAATTTAATATGTTGATGGGAGAAAATCCTATAGAACATAAAAATAAAACCGTAAAAATCCTGAACTCTTTATTTGACAATGATCCGAATTCAAAAGAGTGCATTGTGATGATTGAAAACAAATCTGACTGTAATATTATCGTAAGAATTGAAGGTGTCGGAAATACAAAGTACAGACTTCCTGTTCCGGCTCATGGCGACAACTCTATCGTTGTAGAAAAAGGAGATTATTTATTTACAAGTATAGTTTGCGGAGCGCAGTATGCCTCACAAAAAACAATCCAAAAACCATTAATGGTAGCATTGGGAAGTTCATCAAAATAA
- the trmB gene encoding tRNA (guanosine(46)-N7)-methyltransferase TrmB → MGKNKLRRFAENKTLPNVVQPTREEALNGFELKGNWRKDFFKNDQPIVLELGCGKGEYTVGLAKTFTDKNFIGIDIKGARFWFGAKEAVENGMHNVGFLRSQIELVEYYFAENEVDEIWITFPDPQIKYKRTKHRLTHPDFLERYKKFLKPGGIVHLKTDSEFLHGYTLGYLQGAGYEIISAHHDIYGALEYDPNTPHLRDIRTYYEELFSAKGKTITYIKFKIN, encoded by the coding sequence ATGGGCAAAAATAAATTAAGAAGATTCGCAGAAAACAAAACATTACCAAACGTTGTACAACCTACAAGAGAAGAAGCCCTCAATGGTTTTGAACTGAAAGGAAACTGGAGAAAAGATTTCTTTAAAAACGACCAACCTATCGTTTTAGAATTAGGTTGTGGAAAAGGTGAATACACAGTAGGTCTTGCAAAAACTTTCACAGATAAAAACTTTATCGGAATTGATATAAAAGGAGCAAGATTTTGGTTCGGTGCAAAAGAAGCAGTAGAAAACGGAATGCACAATGTCGGTTTTTTAAGATCTCAAATCGAATTGGTAGAATATTATTTTGCTGAAAACGAAGTTGACGAAATCTGGATTACTTTCCCTGATCCGCAGATAAAATATAAGCGTACGAAACACAGATTAACACATCCTGATTTCCTTGAAAGATATAAGAAATTTTTAAAACCTGGTGGAATTGTACATTTAAAAACCGATTCAGAGTTTTTGCATGGCTATACTTTAGGTTATTTACAAGGTGCCGGTTACGAAATTATTTCTGCGCATCACGATATTTACGGAGCTTTGGAATATGATCCGAATACGCCTCATTTAAGAGACATTCGAACATACTATGAAGAATTGTTTTCAGCAAAAGGGAAAACAATTACGTATATAAAATTTAAGATTAATTAA
- a CDS encoding T9SS type B sorting domain-containing protein translates to MKKILSFFLIFYIFSTSLAQLDREHWFAPMVDRTGNPNPYQKLYLSTNRTTPFAVTIYNNNVVIGTVTISKNNPQKFDVLRDYIITTLQTDLFTPTSKGLYLKADFPFYANLRFSVFNHAEIITSKGIASTGTTFHTASAPITVNNDILNFMTSVLATEDNTTVTISGYKNTIQFSNGTSGATNPTLTFTLNKGQSYIIDGIGNITGNFDGFIGAKIVATKPVNITNGNFNGQYAGNNPTSSDILMDQSIPVSKLGNTFALVKGNGNIGSNMEGAVVIATQDNTAVYVNNELTPIANLNTGQYFVIPDSKYLLQGTSHYNLYVVTSKNAYVYQILAGAATTGNEVATGGFNFIPALNCYLPKQIDEIGLINENFVHTNVNPTGILAIPTKLNLITERGATVFVNGNPPPPGTGPFDMTGTTNWVTYGIPNTTGTITVTSTKAITAGITAGSDAVGYGGFFAGFSTQPVILKSGGDCVPGIVLTVDPIIYDSYQWYVNGNIIPGATSSTYTPTGSGNYTCTVTMGTCAPLITAPFKVLNCMKQTAVTYNICGTKVITPAFTSSTQTPVASTVAITTAPTLGTATINAATGVITYTATNPSAGGTDTFVYTFCGNDPNFTDCETVTVTINIHPVTVNNATLNACNINGNGTFNLTTAVVTTNTPVTITYYPSLFDAQNENLAALITVPTTYSAPNGTIVYAVVKNPTGCKSIAEITLNLFPLAIVTPANMGNQCDENMDGTVNVVLSDITQLILNNPAYFTNVRYYAQLADANLGNANTLPNNWSYNTNTTIFIRVESPDGCAPVIQQVNFTVGTKLTLIKNTFNTDFCDDDLDGIKPMNLSFFLNQFTVDPLVTVTYHATLADAQNDVSPISGAVTLTGSHIYYIRFEKSGFCPDVATIRINLKVPKKSDILSDKVVCPKTNTNLDAGPGFDAYLWSTGDTTPAISNVPAGNYWVELSFNGCVYRQFVNVSESTLPVITSIDINGSTVTIGVSGGIPAYEYSLDGFIWQTSNVFTNVVRGTYTIYVRDSLNCDIVKKDFVIINLINTITPNGDGRNDEIDYSALMGKDNLEFRIFDRYGAEVFRGTPSNKFTWDGNMKGRPVSTATYWYFISWTELGNVTSVKYSSWLLVKHRNNSLWDK, encoded by the coding sequence ATGAAGAAAATTTTATCTTTTTTCCTTATTTTTTATATATTCTCTACTTCACTTGCTCAGCTGGATCGAGAACATTGGTTTGCACCTATGGTAGATCGTACAGGAAACCCAAATCCTTATCAAAAGCTTTATCTTTCCACAAACCGTACGACTCCATTTGCTGTTACTATTTACAATAACAATGTTGTGATTGGTACAGTTACGATTAGCAAAAATAATCCACAAAAATTTGATGTTCTTCGGGATTATATTATTACAACCCTACAGACAGATTTGTTTACACCAACCTCAAAAGGTTTATATTTAAAAGCTGACTTTCCCTTTTATGCGAATCTAAGATTTTCAGTTTTTAACCATGCAGAAATTATTACATCAAAAGGAATTGCTTCCACAGGTACAACTTTTCACACAGCCTCTGCTCCTATTACCGTAAATAACGATATCCTCAATTTCATGACCAGTGTTTTGGCAACTGAAGACAATACAACAGTTACCATCTCTGGCTACAAAAATACAATACAATTCTCAAACGGAACATCAGGAGCGACAAACCCTACTCTAACTTTTACATTAAACAAAGGACAATCTTATATTATTGACGGTATTGGAAATATCACCGGAAATTTTGACGGATTTATTGGTGCTAAAATTGTCGCCACAAAACCTGTAAATATCACCAACGGAAATTTCAACGGGCAATATGCCGGAAACAATCCTACCAGTTCTGATATTCTAATGGATCAATCCATACCGGTAAGCAAGCTTGGAAATACTTTTGCCCTTGTAAAAGGTAACGGAAACATTGGTAGCAACATGGAAGGGGCGGTGGTAATCGCAACTCAAGACAATACAGCAGTCTACGTAAATAACGAATTAACACCTATCGCCAATCTAAATACCGGACAATACTTTGTAATCCCTGATTCAAAATATCTGCTTCAGGGAACTTCTCATTATAATCTTTACGTGGTAACAAGCAAAAATGCTTACGTTTATCAAATACTTGCAGGAGCAGCTACCACAGGAAATGAAGTCGCAACAGGTGGTTTTAATTTCATTCCGGCTCTTAACTGCTATCTTCCAAAGCAGATTGATGAGATTGGACTCATTAATGAAAACTTTGTACATACAAATGTTAATCCTACAGGAATTCTTGCCATTCCAACCAAATTAAATCTTATTACAGAAAGAGGAGCCACTGTTTTTGTAAACGGAAACCCTCCTCCTCCAGGAACAGGGCCGTTTGATATGACCGGTACAACCAACTGGGTGACATACGGCATTCCCAATACGACAGGAACAATTACAGTAACTTCAACAAAAGCAATCACTGCAGGAATTACTGCAGGAAGTGATGCTGTAGGATATGGTGGTTTTTTTGCAGGATTCTCTACGCAACCAGTGATTTTAAAATCTGGTGGAGACTGTGTTCCGGGAATCGTACTTACCGTAGACCCAATTATTTATGACTCTTATCAATGGTATGTAAATGGAAACATTATTCCGGGAGCTACATCGTCTACTTATACTCCTACCGGATCAGGAAATTACACCTGTACGGTCACTATGGGAACTTGTGCACCGCTTATAACAGCACCTTTCAAAGTTTTAAACTGTATGAAACAAACTGCTGTAACGTACAATATTTGTGGTACAAAAGTGATTACTCCCGCATTTACAAGTTCTACGCAGACTCCGGTAGCTTCAACTGTTGCCATTACCACTGCTCCAACTTTAGGAACTGCAACTATTAATGCAGCAACAGGAGTTATAACCTATACAGCAACCAATCCTTCAGCAGGAGGAACCGATACGTTTGTTTATACTTTCTGCGGAAATGATCCCAACTTTACAGATTGTGAAACCGTTACAGTAACTATTAACATTCATCCTGTAACCGTAAACAATGCAACATTAAACGCTTGTAATATCAACGGCAACGGAACTTTTAATCTTACAACGGCTGTTGTTACTACAAACACACCGGTTACGATTACTTATTACCCAAGTTTATTTGATGCGCAAAACGAAAATTTAGCTGCATTAATTACTGTTCCCACAACATATTCAGCACCGAATGGAACTATCGTTTATGCTGTTGTAAAAAATCCTACCGGATGTAAAAGCATTGCAGAGATTACATTAAATTTATTTCCTTTAGCAATCGTTACTCCAGCCAATATGGGAAATCAGTGTGATGAAAATATGGATGGAACTGTGAATGTCGTTCTTTCAGATATTACACAATTAATATTAAATAACCCAGCTTATTTTACCAACGTAAGATATTATGCTCAATTAGCAGATGCCAATTTAGGAAACGCAAACACGCTCCCAAATAACTGGAGCTACAACACCAATACTACTATTTTTATTCGTGTAGAATCTCCTGATGGATGTGCTCCTGTTATTCAGCAAGTCAATTTTACAGTGGGTACGAAACTTACTTTAATTAAAAATACTTTCAACACCGATTTCTGCGATGACGATTTAGACGGAATAAAACCGATGAATCTATCATTTTTCTTAAATCAGTTTACTGTAGATCCACTTGTTACAGTTACTTATCATGCAACTCTTGCAGATGCGCAAAATGACGTCTCGCCAATTAGTGGTGCAGTAACCCTTACCGGATCTCATATTTATTACATAAGATTTGAAAAAAGTGGTTTCTGTCCTGATGTAGCTACCATAAGAATCAATCTTAAAGTTCCTAAAAAATCTGATATTTTATCAGATAAGGTAGTTTGTCCTAAAACCAATACGAACTTAGATGCAGGTCCAGGATTTGATGCTTACCTTTGGAGCACAGGTGATACAACGCCTGCAATTTCTAATGTTCCTGCAGGGAATTATTGGGTTGAACTTAGTTTTAACGGATGTGTTTACAGACAGTTTGTAAATGTTTCAGAATCTACTTTACCGGTGATTACATCAATTGACATCAACGGATCTACTGTGACAATCGGTGTAAGTGGTGGTATACCTGCTTACGAATATTCTCTTGACGGTTTTATTTGGCAGACTTCTAATGTATTTACCAATGTTGTAAGAGGAACTTACACGATCTATGTGAGAGATTCTTTGAATTGTGATATTGTGAAAAAAGATTTTGTAATCATTAATCTGATTAATACCATAACACCAAATGGTGACGGCAGAAATGACGAAATAGATTATTCTGCATTGATGGGCAAAGACAATCTTGAGTTTAGAATTTTTGACAGATATGGTGCAGAAGTTTTCCGTGGAACGCCTTCCAACAAATTTACCTGGGACGGAAACATGAAAGGAAGACCGGTTTCTACTGCAACGTATTGGTATTTTATAAGCTGGACAGAACTAGGCAATGTAACCAGCGTAAAATATTCTAGTTGGCTATTGGTAAAACACAGAAACAACAGCCTTTGGGATAAATAA
- a CDS encoding DUF6759 domain-containing protein — protein MKKKTLTFFFFGLILSSCASNTVDKVDVLKSTNISEIEEYLGKAHPEDPKTRILKQRIIALKNAEWTKGAKNARPMEARPVFMELPDQLNSKKKSEANLEVFKKLMSETSEEHREKTKKLLNNMFNEDITHNEAILLLKNNSDCNLVLEISGKKFYNLAVPAKGENFIVLNKDTYTFSGNVCYVKYQSSKEINKSLVVVLQNPGFKATPEKELIAENRLSKDSEKVKTKQNITPKRKKKK, from the coding sequence ATGAAGAAAAAAACACTTACTTTTTTCTTCTTCGGTCTCATTCTTTCATCTTGTGCAAGTAATACGGTTGACAAAGTTGACGTTCTTAAGAGCACAAATATTAGTGAGATTGAAGAATATCTTGGGAAAGCACATCCCGAAGATCCTAAAACAAGAATTCTAAAACAGCGTATCATCGCATTGAAAAATGCCGAATGGACGAAAGGTGCAAAAAATGCAAGACCTATGGAAGCAAGACCCGTTTTCATGGAATTACCAGACCAGCTAAACAGCAAAAAAAAATCTGAAGCTAATCTGGAGGTTTTTAAAAAACTAATGTCTGAAACTTCAGAAGAACATAGAGAGAAGACCAAAAAGCTTCTGAATAATATGTTTAATGAAGATATTACTCACAATGAAGCCATTCTCCTGCTTAAAAATAATTCTGACTGTAATTTGGTCTTAGAAATATCCGGAAAGAAATTTTACAATCTTGCCGTTCCGGCGAAAGGTGAAAATTTTATTGTTTTGAATAAAGATACTTATACTTTCTCGGGAAATGTTTGTTATGTAAAATATCAAAGCTCAAAAGAGATTAATAAAAGTCTTGTTGTTGTTTTACAGAATCCGGGATTCAAAGCAACACCCGAAAAAGAATTAATCGCAGAAAACAGGCTCAGTAAAGATTCAGAAAAAGTGAAAACTAAGCAAAATATTACCCCTAAAAGAAAGAAGAAAAAATAG